The following coding sequences are from one Spirochaetales bacterium window:
- a CDS encoding dihydrofolate reductase family protein has protein sequence MGKPVLTDKKEITTGIYWRETLDPDRDLKRIAGVKEGLHQYYKHEMTIARASLNTGRVMEKIGINERRWEPENDKDLTFIIIDRKPHLNRNGLVFILKWVGRLLIVTNNPEHPGYAIKDRYGNLDMIGYNGDIDFEDLFCKLKLTYGIDRLTIQSGGTLNTCLMRKGLIDHICIFIAPLAVGGKDAASLLD, from the coding sequence TTGGCGGGAAACTCTCGACCCGGACAGGGATTTGAAACGGATCGCCGGGGTGAAAGAAGGGCTGCATCAATACTATAAACATGAAATGACAATAGCCAGGGCTTCATTGAACACGGGCAGAGTGATGGAGAAAATCGGCATAAATGAACGCAGATGGGAACCGGAAAACGATAAAGACCTGACTTTTATCATTATCGACAGGAAACCGCATCTGAATCGTAACGGGTTGGTTTTTATATTAAAATGGGTGGGACGGCTATTGATCGTCACGAATAATCCGGAGCATCCGGGATATGCGATAAAAGACAGATATGGAAATCTTGACATGATCGGTTATAACGGGGATATCGATTTTGAGGATTTGTTTTGTAAACTCAAACTCACCTATGGAATCGATCGGTTGACTATTCAATCCGGGGGGACACTCAATACCTGTCTTATGAGAAAAGGTTTGATCGATCATATATGTATTTTTATCGCGCCATTGGCTGTCGGGGGAAAAGATGCCGCCTCGCTGCTCGATTGA